A region of the Thermococcus sp. genome:
TCAGCATCCTCCCACCTCAAAGTTCGATGACCTTCTTGCCGCGTTCTTGGGGGATTATCTTCAGATTTGCCCCCTTGAATTCCCGTCTGAGTCCCTGTCCCTCCAGCAGTCTGTCGAGGAACACCGCCAGTGCTGCAACTTCACTGTGAGGCTGGTTCCCAACGCCCACGTTGTAGTGGGCCATTCTGTACACATCACCCGGAACCTTCTCCGCCCCAACGACCACCAGGATGTCCCTTCCGCTTTTCAGCTCCGACTTTATGCATGGGAGGGCCTCGTCCACATGAACCCCGTACATGGTTAGGTGAACCACGACACCCCCTCTCTCCTTCCAGTCCCTCAGCACCCTCCTCCACGAGGGATCGAATTCTATCTCAAAAGGCCCGCCCCATCTGTCCACAACGTCTCTGACGCTGTCCCTGACGTGTTCATCAACGTCGGCCGCTATTATTATTCCATCTGCCCCGAACGCCCTTGCCGTGAGTGCAACATGGGTCGTTATCCTCTTGTCTCTTTCGGGTCTGTGTCCGAGTCTCAACACACCTATCATCCTATTTCACCTGCGAATATCCTCCAGTACCTTGTGAAGTTCTCACTCCATGTCATATCCCTGTAAAACTCGTA
Encoded here:
- a CDS encoding tRNA (cytidine(56)-2'-O)-methyltransferase, yielding MIGVLRLGHRPERDKRITTHVALTARAFGADGIIIAADVDEHVRDSVRDVVDRWGGPFEIEFDPSWRRVLRDWKERGGVVVHLTMYGVHVDEALPCIKSELKSGRDILVVVGAEKVPGDVYRMAHYNVGVGNQPHSEVAALAVFLDRLLEGQGLRREFKGANLKIIPQERGKKVIEL